One part of the Marispirochaeta sp. genome encodes these proteins:
- a CDS encoding gamma carbonic anhydrase family protein, producing MSDVERAAFIAENATVTGNVRIEKDASVWYGASVRGDFAPIVIGESSNIQDNSSVHVDGDAPVSIGKGVTIGHNAVIHGCTIEDDCLIGMGAIILNRAVIGEGSIIGAGALVTEGKVIPPRSLAVGAPARVMREVSEDELQRVKENAASYADMARRHKAGEF from the coding sequence ATGAGTGATGTGGAACGGGCTGCTTTTATCGCGGAAAATGCGACGGTAACCGGTAATGTTCGCATAGAAAAGGACGCTTCCGTCTGGTACGGAGCCTCCGTTCGGGGAGACTTTGCCCCCATAGTAATTGGAGAATCTTCAAATATTCAGGACAATTCAAGTGTGCATGTTGATGGAGATGCTCCGGTCAGCATCGGTAAGGGTGTCACCATTGGTCATAATGCAGTGATTCACGGATGCACCATTGAAGACGACTGCTTGATTGGTATGGGGGCAATCATTCTCAACCGGGCGGTAATTGGCGAAGGTTCAATTATTGGAGCCGGTGCTCTGGTAACCGAAGGGAAGGTAATTCCTCCAAGGTCCCTGGCGGTGGGCGCACCGGCCAGGGTTATGAGAGAAGTGTCAGAGGATGAACTGCAGCGCGTCAAAGAAAACGCTGCTTCCTATGCAGACATGGCCCGCAGGCACAAGGCGGGAGAGTTTTAG
- a CDS encoding ABC transporter ATP-binding protein, protein MISVEELTKNYGPVRAVDSASFSVQAGETVGFLGPNGAGKTTTMRIMTGLFTPSSGDVKVDGYSILTNPLEVKQRIGYLPESAPVYLDMTVQGYLRFVCEIKQVPSGERSGQIDKVISECGLETVRTRTARKLSKGYRQRLGLAQALIGDPPVIILDEPTVGLDPTQTFEFRKLIQGLKGTRTVILSSHILPEVSMICDRVVIISNGKILAQDSPEALAQRLQSHSEFLVTIDGPENEVTAELETLQEIRDIQVVHHPVSGGVQFRIAADPDNDPRDKMVKMLVEKERRLLELSVHTAGLEDVFLNLVTEEGTAE, encoded by the coding sequence ATGATCTCAGTTGAAGAACTAACGAAAAACTACGGCCCGGTACGGGCCGTAGACAGTGCAAGCTTCAGCGTTCAGGCAGGGGAGACCGTCGGGTTTCTCGGTCCTAACGGCGCTGGTAAAACCACCACCATGAGGATCATGACCGGACTCTTTACTCCCAGTTCCGGTGATGTCAAGGTGGACGGTTATTCGATTCTTACAAATCCGCTGGAGGTTAAACAGCGTATCGGGTATCTGCCGGAAAGTGCTCCTGTATATCTGGATATGACAGTACAGGGATATCTTCGTTTTGTCTGCGAAATAAAACAGGTACCATCCGGAGAGCGTTCCGGACAAATAGACAAGGTGATCTCTGAGTGCGGGCTTGAAACTGTAAGAACCAGGACTGCCAGAAAGCTGTCCAAAGGTTATCGGCAGCGTCTGGGACTGGCCCAGGCTCTTATCGGAGATCCTCCGGTAATCATTCTCGATGAGCCCACTGTCGGTCTTGATCCGACCCAGACCTTTGAATTCCGTAAGCTTATTCAGGGCTTAAAGGGTACCCGCACGGTTATCCTCAGCAGCCACATTCTGCCGGAAGTCAGCATGATCTGCGACAGGGTAGTAATCATTTCGAATGGAAAAATCCTCGCTCAGGATTCTCCCGAGGCCCTTGCACAGCGCCTGCAGTCTCACTCCGAATTTCTTGTTACCATTGACGGTCCTGAAAACGAGGTGACCGCAGAACTGGAAACTCTTCAGGAAATCCGGGACATCCAGGTGGTGCATCACCCTGTCTCCGGCGGAGTACAGTTCAGAATAGCAGCAGACCCTGACAATGATCCCCGGGACAAAATGGTAAAAATGCTTGTAGAAAAGGAACGGCGTCTTCTGGAGTTGTCGGTGCATACCGCCGGCCTTGAGGATGTCTTCCTGAACCTGGTAACAGAGGAGGGTACCGCTGAATGA
- a CDS encoding AI-2E family transporter, protein MNTEKVMATCLGILTVIVVGAVLKFAQAAMIPLAIAIILFFVFTPLLALMEKFRIHRIIAITVVIVIFFGFFYLFGLFIYASVKSFIIQLPKYQARFTTLLIEVSRELFERFDVSPTVLAEINWGRTLQNSLLSVSGSLMSLLGNLVMITLFLIFLLLEQNRFQIKVRKAFHISMSDRIYFIMKHINEQIGRYLSIKFIISLATGILIYLSLTIVGLDFPIIWGSLAFFLNFIPNIGSSFMVIVIIIMSFLQFYPDMRPILLVSTSVIAIQVTLGNIIDPRLQGRRLNLSPFLILVSLLVWGWLWGIVGMFLAVPIMAIIKIICENIPALRSIAILMGSGQEVRNPPETAQVMLNSPQSK, encoded by the coding sequence ATGAATACAGAAAAGGTTATGGCCACCTGCCTGGGCATCTTGACAGTGATTGTTGTTGGGGCAGTATTAAAGTTTGCCCAGGCCGCTATGATTCCTCTGGCTATCGCAATAATTCTCTTTTTTGTTTTTACACCGCTGCTGGCGCTGATGGAAAAGTTTCGCATCCACCGGATCATTGCCATCACGGTGGTTATTGTCATATTCTTCGGTTTTTTCTATCTTTTCGGCCTCTTTATTTACGCATCAGTCAAGTCCTTCATCATACAGCTGCCGAAATACCAGGCCAGATTCACCACTCTGCTTATAGAAGTTTCCAGAGAACTCTTTGAACGCTTTGATGTGAGTCCTACGGTATTGGCGGAGATCAACTGGGGTCGGACGCTGCAGAACTCCCTGCTCTCCGTGTCCGGTTCACTCATGAGTCTGTTGGGTAACCTGGTAATGATTACCCTGTTCCTTATTTTTCTGCTGCTGGAACAGAACCGCTTTCAGATTAAGGTACGCAAGGCTTTTCATATATCCATGTCGGACCGGATCTACTTTATAATGAAGCACATCAATGAACAAATCGGGCGCTATCTTTCGATTAAGTTTATTATCAGCCTTGCGACTGGCATTCTGATTTATCTCAGTCTGACGATAGTCGGACTGGATTTCCCCATTATATGGGGGTCTTTGGCATTCTTTCTGAACTTTATTCCCAATATCGGTTCGTCTTTTATGGTGATTGTAATTATCATCATGTCGTTTCTCCAGTTTTATCCCGATATGCGGCCGATTCTGCTGGTTTCAACCTCGGTAATCGCCATACAGGTGACCCTGGGCAACATTATTGATCCAAGGCTGCAGGGACGCAGGCTTAACCTCAGTCCCTTTCTGATTCTTGTCAGTCTGCTTGTCTGGGGCTGGTTATGGGGTATTGTCGGTATGTTTCTCGCAGTACCGATTATGGCGATTATCAAGATTATCTGCGAAAACATACCTGCATTACGGTCCATTGCTATTCTGATGGGATCCGGCCAGGAGGTCCGAAATCCCCCTGAAACTGCACAGGTTATGCTGAATAGTCCCCAATCCAAATAG
- a CDS encoding TRAP transporter small permease, with the protein MIKTLLTGLDRFSEIYQKILHPILVLLYSILTVVVLYAVFMRYVINKAPSWSEEFSRYMMVWSALLAMAVALRQGRHIGLSSLVERVWGKHTRVAFFLADVAMLIFFVAITYTGFTMAFFVANQRSPSMNWPMWIPYLSIPVGGFFLSIESFILMLRKLVRS; encoded by the coding sequence ATGATTAAAACTTTGCTTACAGGCTTGGACCGGTTCAGTGAAATTTATCAGAAAATTTTGCATCCGATACTGGTCCTTCTCTACAGTATTCTTACTGTTGTAGTTCTCTACGCCGTTTTCATGCGCTACGTTATCAACAAGGCCCCTTCCTGGTCGGAGGAGTTCTCCCGTTACATGATGGTGTGGTCTGCACTCCTGGCTATGGCAGTTGCCCTGCGGCAGGGACGTCACATTGGATTGTCCTCACTGGTTGAGCGGGTATGGGGCAAACATACTCGGGTTGCCTTTTTTCTGGCAGATGTCGCCATGCTGATCTTTTTCGTAGCCATTACGTATACGGGATTCACGATGGCTTTTTTTGTTGCCAACCAGCGTTCACCAAGCATGAACTGGCCCATGTGGATTCCCTATCTTTCCATTCCGGTCGGCGGTTTTTTTCTTTCAATCGAATCATTTATTCTGATGTTGCGAAAACTGGTCCGGTCTTAA
- a CDS encoding 5'-methylthioadenosine/adenosylhomocysteine nucleosidase has protein sequence MMIGILGAMREEVEALVEASGEKNMESGVLAEYHGGTIADKKVVIAKSGVGKVLSSLTAAEMINRYKPECLIFAGIAGGIKEGLKIGDLVVGTDCIQYDMDVTGLGYPVGAIPFTSYREIPGDPDLLNLMASYKPKNYAIHFGRILTGDTFVTDGDSPVRRRIFTELEGAVVEMEGASVALTAQVYSVPALVLRFVSDVADGKAPKNFQEFLAVASKHLVQVVTHLLKEIPSRD, from the coding sequence ATGATGATCGGGATTCTCGGTGCAATGCGCGAAGAAGTTGAAGCCCTTGTCGAAGCCTCCGGAGAAAAGAACATGGAGTCCGGGGTACTTGCTGAGTATCATGGCGGAACAATAGCGGATAAAAAGGTGGTTATTGCTAAATCAGGCGTTGGCAAGGTCCTGTCCTCCCTTACGGCAGCGGAAATGATCAACCGCTATAAACCGGAATGCCTGATTTTTGCAGGTATTGCAGGAGGAATAAAGGAAGGGCTGAAGATTGGGGATCTCGTTGTCGGCACAGACTGCATTCAGTACGACATGGATGTTACCGGCCTGGGTTACCCTGTCGGAGCAATTCCTTTTACCAGCTACCGAGAGATTCCCGGAGATCCGGACCTTCTGAATCTGATGGCTTCGTATAAACCAAAGAATTATGCCATCCATTTTGGAAGAATTCTGACGGGCGATACCTTTGTTACCGACGGAGATTCGCCTGTACGGCGCAGGATCTTTACGGAACTGGAAGGCGCCGTTGTGGAAATGGAAGGAGCCTCTGTCGCGCTTACGGCACAGGTTTATTCCGTTCCGGCGCTGGTCCTGCGTTTCGTGTCTGACGTGGCCGACGGCAAAGCCCCAAAAAATTTTCAGGAGTTCCTTGCCGTCGCGTCGAAGCATCTTGTGCAGGTTGTTACCCATCTCCTCAAGGAAATACCCTCGCGGGATTAA
- a CDS encoding DctP family TRAP transporter solute-binding subunit — MRKLIVVLLVALFTFSLFAAGEGEAADTSKAQYTIKYATGDPPDVLTASAHADAVMFKNYVEARSGGRIKVEIYPANELGSEREQLEGVQLGSIQMCNVSEGTVGIFFPEIMALSVPYAFRTYTEAWAVAKSPFMMNLMGKMTKDTGIRPLDVNQNGFRHFSNNVRPVRTPADMKGLKIRTMEHRGHMAMVNAMGANAVPIAWGELYSALQQKVVDGQENPPSLVQAMKFYEVQKYYTLDGHIYSIDFTFINNRFYNSLPEDLRQIVFEGAAISGRIHQSLETYVSEVTAVGALVKQGMEVYTPSPQEAAQFQKATQEPVIEWIKGEINPRWVDDFMKTIADVKKGLAAPSGDAPSKGFVIQQ, encoded by the coding sequence ATGCGAAAATTAATAGTTGTTTTATTAGTCGCGCTATTCACCTTTTCTCTCTTTGCGGCAGGCGAAGGTGAAGCTGCCGACACCAGCAAGGCTCAGTATACCATCAAGTATGCGACCGGTGATCCGCCTGATGTACTGACAGCATCCGCTCATGCCGATGCCGTAATGTTCAAAAATTACGTTGAAGCACGTTCGGGCGGTCGGATCAAGGTAGAAATCTATCCCGCGAACGAGCTTGGCTCGGAACGCGAGCAGCTGGAAGGCGTTCAGCTTGGCAGTATCCAGATGTGTAATGTAAGTGAAGGGACCGTAGGTATTTTCTTTCCGGAGATCATGGCCCTTTCCGTACCCTATGCTTTTCGTACCTACACCGAGGCATGGGCCGTTGCCAAGAGTCCATTTATGATGAATCTGATGGGAAAGATGACCAAAGACACCGGAATACGGCCTCTGGACGTCAACCAGAACGGTTTCCGCCATTTTTCCAACAATGTTCGTCCTGTACGTACTCCTGCAGACATGAAGGGTCTCAAGATCCGCACCATGGAACACCGCGGTCACATGGCCATGGTTAATGCAATGGGCGCAAATGCTGTTCCCATCGCCTGGGGCGAGCTTTACAGCGCTCTTCAGCAGAAGGTTGTAGACGGTCAGGAGAACCCTCCCAGTCTTGTACAGGCCATGAAGTTCTATGAGGTTCAGAAGTACTATACTCTGGACGGCCACATCTACAGTATTGATTTTACCTTCATCAACAACCGCTTTTACAACAGCCTGCCTGAAGATCTGAGACAAATTGTGTTCGAGGGCGCAGCAATTTCAGGACGCATCCACCAGTCTCTTGAAACCTATGTGTCCGAAGTAACCGCAGTAGGCGCTCTTGTTAAGCAGGGAATGGAAGTCTATACACCTTCACCGCAGGAAGCAGCACAGTTCCAGAAAGCTACTCAGGAACCTGTTATCGAATGGATTAAGGGAGAAATAAATCCCAGATGGGTTGACGACTTCATGAAAACCATTGCCGATGTTAAAAAAGGTCTCGCAGCTCCCAGCGGGGATGCACCCAGCAAGGGATTTGTTATTCAGCAATAG
- a CDS encoding LL-diaminopimelate aminotransferase, with protein MITVNEHYSKLQASYLFVTIARKVKEFQDVNPDVDLIKLGIGDVTKPLPATCVDAFRKGVDEMADEGSFRGYGPEQGYPFLREAIAKNDFTGMGIEADDIFISDGAKCDTGNFQELFSIDARVAVPDPVYPVYVDTNVMAGRSGTWKNGRYEGLYYLEGNSANGFIPAPPDEKLDLIYLCFPNNPTGQTASHDQLALWVEYAKKNKALILFDAAYETFIRDESLPKSIYEIPGARDVAVEFRSFSKTAGFTGTRCAFTVVPRECRAFTTEGDAVQLQPLWNRRHSTKFNGVSYPVQRAAEAVYSPEGKQQVRELSDYYLGNAAIIRENMEALGFGCIGGENSPYIWVDGKRDSWAFFDLLLSAGVVVTPGSGFGRCGEGYIRISAFNDRNKVLSAMDRIKASIS; from the coding sequence ATGATTACTGTAAATGAGCATTATAGCAAGCTTCAAGCCTCATATCTTTTTGTCACAATTGCCCGGAAGGTAAAGGAGTTCCAGGACGTCAACCCTGACGTTGACCTTATCAAGCTGGGTATTGGAGATGTAACAAAACCTCTTCCGGCGACATGCGTCGATGCGTTTCGCAAAGGGGTCGATGAAATGGCCGATGAGGGAAGCTTCCGCGGCTACGGCCCCGAACAGGGCTATCCGTTTCTAAGGGAGGCGATAGCAAAAAATGATTTTACGGGAATGGGAATAGAAGCGGATGATATTTTTATTTCTGACGGAGCAAAGTGCGATACGGGGAATTTTCAGGAACTGTTTTCCATTGATGCCCGGGTTGCGGTACCGGATCCGGTTTATCCGGTTTATGTAGATACCAACGTAATGGCCGGACGCAGCGGAACCTGGAAAAATGGCCGCTATGAAGGACTCTATTACCTGGAAGGAAACTCCGCAAATGGCTTTATTCCCGCTCCGCCGGATGAGAAACTTGATCTTATCTATCTCTGTTTCCCCAACAATCCCACTGGTCAGACAGCAAGCCATGATCAGCTTGCCCTGTGGGTCGAGTACGCGAAAAAAAACAAGGCCCTTATCCTTTTCGACGCGGCCTATGAAACTTTTATCCGGGATGAAAGCCTGCCTAAATCTATTTATGAGATTCCTGGTGCGCGGGATGTCGCGGTTGAGTTTCGGAGTTTTTCCAAGACCGCAGGTTTTACCGGAACCCGCTGCGCTTTTACCGTAGTGCCCAGGGAATGTCGGGCCTTTACAACCGAGGGCGATGCTGTACAGCTGCAGCCCCTTTGGAACCGCCGGCATTCCACCAAGTTCAACGGTGTATCCTACCCCGTTCAGCGGGCGGCCGAGGCAGTATATTCTCCTGAAGGGAAACAGCAGGTCCGGGAGCTGTCCGACTATTACCTGGGTAACGCGGCTATAATACGGGAAAACATGGAAGCCCTGGGATTCGGCTGCATCGGCGGAGAAAACTCTCCCTATATCTGGGTAGACGGTAAACGGGACTCCTGGGCGTTCTTTGATCTTCTCCTCTCTGCCGGGGTTGTTGTTACCCCGGGAAGCGGTTTCGGACGCTGCGGCGAAGGCTATATCCGCATCAGCGCTTTTAACGACCGCAATAAAGTCCTGTCAGCAATGGACCGCATAAAAGCAAGCATTTCTTAA
- a CDS encoding TRAP transporter large permease, producing the protein MGLFLAVLTFIVTLFIGVPVGVSLGLMGLVGVAFMGTVPLEVVAQRIFTGLDSFPLMCIPFFILAGDLMNSGKITERLIKFADMLVGRMRGALAHANIIASMFFGGITGSAAADVSALGSMLIPAMEEDGYSPDFSAAVTASSSLQGPIIPPSILAVIYGATMGQSIGALFAAGIPLGILFGLSDMAVVIYLAKKKNFPKKILRLTTKERLSIVGQAIVALVMPLIILGGILSGVFTPTEAAGVAVGYAFFISLYVLKTVKYRDLPKIILNAAYSTGTVFLLLAAANLFSWVLSTYQVPRMITNGILSISENPVIIILLIDLILLLVGTVMDPGAAIIMLAPALAPLAMQAGLHPIQFGMLMITTLALGLITPPVGLCLFISADIAKISMERVAKAVFPFFIIHLLVIGLISFSPDIVLFSPKIFGYL; encoded by the coding sequence ATGGGACTATTTCTCGCAGTTCTTACATTTATTGTTACCCTGTTTATCGGGGTTCCGGTAGGAGTTTCCCTGGGTCTGATGGGACTTGTCGGGGTTGCCTTTATGGGGACCGTTCCTCTTGAGGTTGTAGCCCAGCGTATTTTTACCGGGCTTGATTCCTTTCCTCTTATGTGTATTCCATTCTTCATTCTCGCCGGTGACTTGATGAACAGCGGCAAGATTACAGAACGCTTGATTAAATTCGCAGATATGCTCGTTGGAAGAATGCGGGGCGCTCTTGCCCATGCAAATATTATAGCCAGTATGTTTTTCGGCGGTATAACAGGTTCCGCCGCAGCCGATGTATCAGCTCTGGGGTCGATGCTCATTCCAGCAATGGAAGAAGACGGGTATTCGCCGGATTTCAGCGCCGCGGTAACCGCCTCATCATCATTACAAGGGCCAATTATACCTCCCAGTATCCTGGCGGTAATCTATGGAGCTACAATGGGCCAGTCCATAGGGGCCCTCTTTGCAGCTGGAATACCCCTTGGCATTCTATTTGGACTTTCCGATATGGCTGTTGTTATTTACCTGGCGAAAAAAAAGAATTTTCCCAAGAAGATCCTGCGACTTACTACCAAAGAAAGGCTTTCAATAGTCGGACAGGCCATTGTGGCGCTGGTTATGCCGCTTATTATTCTTGGCGGAATATTGAGTGGCGTTTTTACCCCCACAGAGGCTGCAGGGGTCGCCGTCGGTTATGCCTTCTTTATCTCGCTGTATGTTTTAAAGACGGTTAAATATCGTGACCTGCCCAAGATTATTCTCAATGCCGCCTACAGTACGGGAACCGTGTTCCTGCTTCTTGCTGCAGCGAACCTTTTTTCCTGGGTACTCAGCACATACCAGGTCCCGCGGATGATCACAAACGGGATCCTCTCAATATCCGAGAATCCGGTGATAATAATCCTGCTGATCGATCTTATCCTTCTGCTTGTAGGTACAGTCATGGACCCCGGCGCTGCCATTATCATGCTGGCACCGGCCCTCGCTCCCCTGGCCATGCAGGCGGGGCTGCATCCAATTCAGTTCGGTATGCTGATGATAACAACCCTTGCATTGGGTCTGATAACTCCTCCGGTGGGTTTATGTCTTTTTATCAGTGCAGACATAGCCAAGATCAGTATGGAGCGGGTAGCAAAGGCTGTTTTTCCATTTTTTATAATCCACTTACTGGTAATCGGTTTGATATCATTTTCTCCTGATATCGTCCTCTTTTCACCGAAAATCTTTGGTTACTTGTAA
- the trpS gene encoding tryptophan--tRNA ligase yields MKKRIALTGIKPTGTPHIGNYFGAIKPALALIRDYDTRFFIADYHALNSERDPQRLKEQTHQVAATWLACGLDPEKSLVYKQSAVPETFELTTILMAFTPKGLMNRAHAYKAISEENRSAGKDPDKGINMGLYTYPVLMAADILLFNANVVPVGRDQKQHIEMTADIAQAINGNYNKELLTIPAPLINELTQIIPGMDGRKMSKSYNNTIPLFLPPKKLRKLVMKIVTNSQGIEEPKDPETCNVFRLFRLFASEEEQEALQQRYRAGGMGWGEAKQALFECMEREIAPHREKYEEFIQNTDRIDSILAEGADRARETASETLSRLRKAVGIV; encoded by the coding sequence ATGAAGAAACGAATTGCTCTGACCGGAATAAAACCGACAGGAACGCCGCATATTGGAAACTACTTTGGTGCTATCAAACCGGCCCTGGCGCTTATCAGGGATTATGACACCCGTTTTTTTATTGCGGATTACCACGCCCTGAACAGTGAACGTGATCCTCAGCGTCTGAAGGAACAGACACATCAGGTCGCTGCTACATGGCTGGCCTGCGGGCTTGATCCTGAAAAGTCCCTTGTCTACAAACAGTCAGCGGTACCGGAGACCTTTGAACTGACCACAATACTAATGGCCTTTACTCCTAAAGGGCTTATGAACAGAGCTCATGCCTACAAGGCTATAAGTGAAGAAAACCGCAGTGCCGGCAAAGATCCCGATAAGGGGATCAACATGGGACTGTATACATATCCTGTTCTTATGGCGGCGGATATCCTGCTTTTTAACGCTAATGTTGTTCCTGTGGGACGAGACCAGAAACAGCATATTGAGATGACCGCTGATATAGCACAGGCGATAAACGGTAACTATAACAAGGAGCTCCTTACAATTCCCGCCCCCCTTATTAACGAATTGACTCAGATTATTCCGGGCATGGACGGAAGAAAAATGAGCAAAAGCTATAATAATACTATCCCTCTTTTTCTTCCACCAAAAAAACTCCGTAAGCTTGTAATGAAGATTGTCACCAACTCTCAGGGGATTGAAGAGCCAAAGGATCCCGAAACGTGCAACGTCTTCCGCTTGTTTCGCCTTTTTGCCAGCGAAGAAGAGCAGGAAGCCCTGCAACAGAGGTATCGTGCCGGCGGTATGGGCTGGGGAGAGGCTAAGCAGGCCCTGTTTGAATGCATGGAACGGGAAATCGCTCCCCACAGGGAAAAGTATGAAGAGTTTATTCAGAATACAGACAGAATAGACAGCATCCTTGCGGAGGGTGCAGACAGAGCGCGGGAAACAGCATCTGAAACCCTTTCCCGTCTGCGCAAGGCTGTCGGAATCGTTTAA
- a CDS encoding phosphatidylglycerol lysyltransferase translates to MRIVEPRFGLSVGDPEDSPLFQLGKASRGLTAADFGLILSASGWRGVFAASEEDASAEPQSRMLWPALAMAEAAAEYFAALPGDPVILLGCDSRPTGPALCEIFIRCFLSAGISCRYLFITPAPEIMAAARNMQNCGGFCYISASHNPIGHNGIKLGNHEGGVLSGSEAAPLIRRVKEILASAEVLEKIIDKAKKADPKQLETLFLESSREQKKAARLYSDFSSKVIFDSYPEKIISLRESLTYNPLGVVGELNGGARGVSIDENFLQSMGVRVRFFNRKPREIRHAILPEGESLEPCRLLLEECWHKDPSFVLGYVPDNDGDRGNIVYIDPEVGRGHILQAQEVFALTCLTELSCAELFGKKTNPEAVVVNGPTSLRINEIAAPFGAAVFRAEVGEANVVGLARNLRKKGYTVRILGEGSNGGTITHPSAVRDPLNTLGALIKLLRLHDERGRTPASHWFDIQGLLPETGSLAISHILASLPKFQTTPTGEPRAKYPVPGIDHNLLKHHYETVFAEKWQNRPGLLHAIGVFGYRFVNYEGTERKEGTGNRSDKGRGGFSVELLDIKNRAVAFVWMRGSGTEPVFRIMADLPGSKADDEIALLSWHRSILDAAIDAAG, encoded by the coding sequence ATGAGAATAGTCGAGCCCCGCTTCGGCCTCTCTGTAGGAGACCCTGAAGACTCTCCGTTATTTCAGCTTGGAAAAGCCTCTAGGGGTTTGACCGCCGCTGATTTTGGTTTGATTTTATCAGCTTCCGGCTGGCGGGGTGTTTTCGCAGCTTCTGAGGAGGATGCTTCCGCGGAACCGCAAAGCAGGATGCTCTGGCCTGCCCTTGCTATGGCAGAAGCGGCGGCGGAGTATTTTGCTGCCTTGCCTGGTGATCCCGTCATTCTCCTGGGATGCGACTCCAGACCGACGGGACCGGCACTATGCGAAATCTTTATCCGATGCTTTCTGTCGGCGGGAATTTCCTGCCGGTATCTCTTTATTACCCCCGCCCCGGAGATAATGGCGGCCGCCCGAAACATGCAGAATTGCGGCGGTTTCTGTTACATCAGTGCCAGCCACAACCCGATAGGACATAACGGAATAAAACTTGGCAATCACGAAGGCGGCGTGCTGTCTGGCAGTGAAGCTGCCCCTCTTATCAGGCGGGTAAAAGAGATTCTCGCTTCTGCCGAAGTCCTGGAAAAGATTATAGATAAGGCGAAAAAGGCGGATCCAAAGCAGCTGGAAACACTTTTCCTGGAATCGTCCAGGGAACAAAAAAAAGCGGCGCGACTATATTCAGATTTTTCCAGCAAGGTGATCTTTGATTCTTACCCCGAAAAAATAATCAGTCTGCGGGAATCTTTGACATACAATCCTCTCGGTGTTGTAGGTGAACTGAACGGCGGTGCCCGGGGGGTATCAATTGATGAAAACTTCCTGCAAAGCATGGGTGTGCGTGTACGTTTTTTTAACCGTAAGCCCCGGGAAATTCGTCATGCCATTCTGCCTGAAGGTGAATCCCTTGAGCCCTGCAGGCTGCTTCTGGAAGAGTGCTGGCATAAGGATCCTTCTTTTGTGCTGGGCTATGTTCCAGATAACGACGGCGACAGGGGGAACATTGTTTACATTGATCCGGAGGTGGGCCGCGGACACATTCTGCAGGCCCAGGAGGTCTTTGCACTGACCTGTCTGACTGAGCTTTCATGTGCTGAACTTTTTGGAAAAAAAACAAATCCTGAAGCTGTCGTAGTCAACGGCCCTACATCACTGCGTATAAACGAGATAGCAGCCCCTTTTGGAGCTGCGGTTTTTCGCGCCGAGGTCGGCGAAGCCAATGTGGTTGGCCTGGCCAGAAACCTGCGAAAAAAGGGATACACTGTCCGTATTCTTGGCGAAGGTTCCAACGGCGGGACTATTACTCATCCCTCCGCAGTGCGGGATCCACTGAATACTCTTGGGGCACTGATAAAACTGCTGCGCCTTCATGACGAACGCGGAAGGACTCCCGCAAGCCATTGGTTCGACATACAAGGTTTGCTGCCTGAAACAGGATCTCTGGCAATATCCCATATTCTTGCTTCCCTGCCAAAATTCCAGACAACACCCACCGGTGAACCCCGGGCAAAATACCCAGTTCCGGGGATCGATCATAATCTGTTAAAACATCATTATGAGACCGTATTTGCAGAAAAGTGGCAGAACAGACCGGGACTTCTCCATGCCATCGGCGTTTTCGGTTATCGTTTTGTAAATTATGAAGGCACAGAGCGCAAAGAAGGCACGGGGAACAGGAGTGACAAAGGCCGGGGCGGTTTTTCTGTCGAGCTGCTGGATATAAAGAACAGGGCAGTCGCTTTCGTCTGGATGCGGGGATCGGGGACAGAGCCGGTTTTTCGAATTATGGCAGATCTGCCAGGGAGCAAAGCCGATGACGAAATTGCCCTGCTGTCATGGCACCGTTCGATTCTCGATGCCGCAATTGATGCTGCCGGTTAA